In a single window of the Neodiprion virginianus isolate iyNeoVirg1 chromosome 1, iyNeoVirg1.1, whole genome shotgun sequence genome:
- the LOC124310072 gene encoding glucose dehydrogenase [FAD, quinone]-like, translating to MDYHVPSPFTCNESLPGPSMTDMCSTSTFAVFMTLLGSLVQKNEKISGMCERVKSIDSPDPEYDYIVVGGGAAGSVVAARLSEISHWKVLLLEAGDDEPATAAIPSYYSAVTQSRLDWKYQTTNESYACFSTNRSCLYTAAKVLGGSTVHNGMIYLRGNPTDYNNWAAMGNEGWTWDEVKPFFLKAEDNGEINRVGRFWHSTGGPLSVERFPYRPPFADSILEAAKEAGFEFSQDLNGDKITGFTIIQSTTKNGVRRSSGASYLRPIRNRENLQISLNSTVTRVVIENGRAVGVEYFQNGEFKTVSASQEVVLCAGTVRSPQILLLSGIGPEEHLKLMDIKVVHNLPGVGSNYHDHMYFMINFTINEPDVYDNNWAAATEYLDFQTGPLSSTGLGQVVAELASSTTTPDFPDIQIFGLGYDADCAPGEIGALRSTGKRTIAMVVGYQHPKSKGRISLASNDPFKYPTIWGNYLSESSDVDGLIEAVNYVMRLADTNALKAYNITLSVSTLTACNNFTYPSTDYWKCAIQQDTFPQAHGSGSCKMGPEHDAMAVVDHELRVRGIKGLRVADTSIMPQIISGNTGASTIMIGERASEFIKKDAAWRSDLCSPRSAIC from the exons ATGGATTACCACGTCCCTTCGCCATTCACCTGCAATGAAAGCCTACCAGGACCTAGTATGACAGACATGTGTAGTACCTCTACATTTGCCGTTTTCATGACTCTTCTGGGGTCGTtagtacaaaaaaatgaaaagatatCGGGAATGTGCGAACGTGTGAAGTCCATTGACTCACCGGACCCAGAGTACGACTACATTGTAGTCGGCG GTGGTGCGGCAGGTTCTGTGGTTGCTGCAAGACTGAGCGAGATTTCTCACTGGAAAGTCTTGCTTCTTGAAGCTGGTGATGACGAGCCTGCAACTGCAGCGATTCCTAGTTATTACAGCGCTGTAACTC AATCTCGTTTGGACTGGAAATACCAGACAACGAACGAAAGTTACGCCTGCTTCTCAACAAACCGTTCCTGTTTGTACACCGCGGCAAAAGTTCTCGGTGGAAGTACGGTGCACAACGGGATGATATATTTGAGGGGCAATCCAACGGACTACAACAATTGGGCCGCTATGGGTAATGAGGGCTGGACTTGGGATGAAGTGAAACCCTTCTTTCTCAAGGCGGAGGACAACGGTGAAATTAATAGAGTTGGAAGATTCTGGCACTCCACGGGGGGTCCTCTTTCCGTTGAGAGATTTCCTTATCGACCCCCCTTTGCGGATTCGATACTCGAAGCAGCGAAAGAGGCAGGATTCGAGTTCAGCCAAGATCTCAACGGAGACAAAATCACTGGTTTCACAATAATACAATCCACGACAAAAAATGGAGTTAGACGCAGCAGTGGCGCATCGTATCTGCGGCCGATTAGGAACCGTGAGAATCTGCAAATTTCCCTCAATTCTACCGTCACTAGGGTAGTAATCGAGAATGGAAGGGCAGTCGGCGTTGAGTACTTCCAG AACGGCGAGTTTAAAACGGTCTCCGCATCGCAAGAAGTGGTTCTTTGTGCAGGGACCGTCAGATCACCACAAATTTTACTTCTATCTGGTATTGGACCCGAGGAACACTTGAAGCTGATGGATATCAAGGTAGTGCATAACTTACCTGGAGTTGGCAGTAATTATCACGACCACATGTACTTTATGATCAACTTTACCATCAATGAACCCGATGTATATGACAACAATTGGGCAGCTGCAACTGAATACCTCGACTTTCAAACTGGTCCATTGTCTAGTACTGGATTAGGTCAGGTGGTGGCTGAGCTTGCTTCCAGTACAACGACCCCTGATTTCCCtgacattcaaatatttggcTTGGGTTATGACGCTGACTGCGCACCGGGTGAAATCGGCGCTCTTCGGAGCACAGGAAAACGCACGATAGCTATGGTAGTGGGGTACCAGCACCCGAAGAGTAAAG GACGAATCAGTTTGGCTTCGAACGATCCTTTTAAATATCCCACGATCTGGGGTAACTATCTCAGCGAATCCAGTGATGTTGATGGTCTTATAGAAGCCGTAAACTATGTTATGAGATTGGCCGATACGAATGCCTTGAAGGCCTACAATATTACGTTGTCAGTATCAACCCTGACAGCCTGCAACAATTTTACTTACCCTAGTACTGATTACTGGAAGTGTGCGATACAGCAAGATACATTTCCCCAAGCTCACGGAAGTGGATCCTGCAAAATGGGCCCTGAGCATGACGCGATGGCAGTTGTCGATCATGAGCTTCGAGTAAGAGGGATCAAGGGATTGCGCGTTGCAGATACTTCTATTATGCCTCAG ATAATTTCCGGTAATACTGGTGCATCAACAATCATGATTGGGGAGAGAGCATCAGAATTCATCAAGAAAGATGCGGCTTGGCGTTCAGAC
- the LOC124310314 gene encoding protein sneaky, which translates to MSRIGRMMERTLDKLSKVYLTVCPTLYGVCYDPPGQHKKSRAAIGFLLGVTLGVLFYELVIVDLEFSPYTTLALGAVVIVMLAVGCASSIQVRCISLLTIPVFCGRAGRSVLKAMVLAYVIAGPIFNLTYNGKEVVRTFACTTQLTYNLTKTRLDLMLKPFQQAIFGMKADTSEIRDTLASVRDLSSPIVEEIEGEEEMHRLREENDYFDEHLGDTKRSEEIAEEKKRKEKSTSEKSKSEADVYEARYREKMAQRCEEQFTRGSERCRNMFSGVYDKCYEKVTWLAAWLLCWPMKLTFVCNLAEAMGGSATCNPDGNVDVGIGEGYVALKGTREKLSSSFKDAKLQYKVRKSRPFLDVRGAGDTAKAVMHDFDAKRRAFEMVMTIIRRCLAFVFIKIILSALSYHEKYLDDIEYDNIYVTAYFRRIDARRKIRDCPTLLPLRKIERTKLIDPYRSRPSRIERKNLFVQTVKLILEMVTATTFVLLDRLFYETLDVVRRHALIEYTQSGRHDMSLEVRGTGIIATLVRNVIGGFNGKRRIKTVTSNEACLPNPRELPGYVLAKIYGTYFGIWLMLFLAGYTQRTRHAICAFFYRTREKRRVLYLYNETLRRRLGFFRFMRGHVRSLVRSRLLERDLDPWVALRLRSPRFCGWLGYFACARPKCLICGEAEPRKGPAFRRCTTPGCPFLHCAECWRDVGKICYACADFPDTDTDDYDTQAEI; encoded by the exons ATGTCGAGAATTGGCCGAATGATGGAACGCACTCTGGATAAGCTTTCCAAGGTATATTTGACCGTCTGCCCAACACTTTATGGCGTGTGCTATGATCCTCCAGGACAGCATAAGAAGTCGCGAGCTGCAATTGGGTTTCTCCTTGGCGTCACGCTCGGTGTTTTATTCTACGAGCTTGTAATCGTGGACCTAGAATTTTCCCCGTACACCACTTTGGCTCTTGGAGCCGTCGTGATCGTCATGCTTGCTGTGGGATGCGCGTCGTCCATCCAG GTACGTTGCATTTCCCTGTTGACGATTCCGGTCTTTTGTGGCCGCGCAGGACGCAGTGTCCTCAAGGCAATGGTCCTGGCGTACGTGATCGCGGGTCCGATTTTCAACCTAACCTACAACGGCAAAGAAGTGGTAAGGACCTTCGCGTGCACGACGCAGCTCACCTACAACCTGACAAAGACACGACTGGATCTGATGCTCAAGCCTTTTCAACAA GCAATTTTCGGGATGAAGGCAGACACCAGCGAGATCAGGGATACTTTGGCTTCGGTGCGAGACTTGTCGAGCCCAATAGTCGAGGAGATCGAAGGCGAGGAAGAGATGCATCGTCTCCGAGAGGAGAATGACTACTTTGACGAGCACCTAGGGGACACAAAGCGGAGCGAGGAAATTGCggaggagaaaaaacgaaaggaaaaatCGACATCCGAGAAGTCGAAGAGCGAGGCGGACGTCTACGAGGCTCGTTATCGCGAGAAAATGGCACAACGTTGCGAAGAGCAGTTCACCCGAGGTTCGGAACGATGCAG GAACATGTTCAGCGGTGTCTACGACAAGTGCTACGAAAAGGTGACGTGGCTCGCGGCGTGGCTTCTGTGTTGGCCGATGAAGCTCACCTTCGTCTGCAACCTAGCAGAGGCGATGGGCGGATCCGCCACCTGTAACCCTGACGGAAACGTCGACGTGGGAATTGGCGAGGGTTACGTTGCGCTCAAAG GAACCCGAGAGAAACTGAGCTCAAGTTTCAAGGACGCGAAACTGCAGTACAAGGTACGGAAGAGTCGGCCATTCCTGGATGTTCGTGGCGCAGGGGACACCGCAAAGGCAGTGATGCACGACTTCGATGCGAAGCGTAGAGCCTTCGAAATGGTTATGACGATAATTCGTCGTTGTCTCGCGTTCGTCTTCATCAAGATAATCCTGAGCGCTCTCAGTTATCACGAAAAGTATCTCGATGATATCGAGTACGACAACATCTACGTGACCGCCTACTTCCGGCGCATTGATGCGCGGCGAAAGATACGCGACTGCCCGACGCTCCTGCCCCTCCGGAAGATCGAACGGACCAAACTCATTGACCCTTACAGGTCCAGACCAAGTAGAATTGAGCGCAAAAACCTCTTCGTACAGACCGTAAAGCTTATTCTTGAAATGGTAACCGCGACCACCTTCGTCCTCCTCGACCGCCTCTTTTACGAAACCCTGGACGTCGTGAGGCGTCACGCGCTCATTGAGTACACCCAG AGTGGCCGTCACGACATGAGCCTCGAAGTCCGAGGAACGGGAATCATTGCAACCCTAGTCCGAAATGTGATAGGAGGATTTAACGGTAAGCGTCGGATTAAGACAGTGACCTCGAATGAAGCCTGTCTACCAAACCCTCGCGAGCTGCCCGGTTACGTCCTGGCCAAGATCTACGGGACGTATTTCGGCATTTGGTTGATGCTCTTCCTGGCAGGCTACACCCAGCGAACACGACACGCGATATGCGCTTTCTTCTATCGCACTCGGGAGAAAAGACGCGTTTTGTACCTCTACAACGAAACTCTACGCCGACGGCTGGGGTTCTTCAGATTCATGCGAGGGCACGTGCGATCCCTCGTCAGATCGCGACTCCTCGAACGTGACCTTGACCCCTGGGTGGCTCTCCGCCTTCGATCGCCACGGTTCTGTGGATGGCTGGGTTACTTTGCTTGCGCCAGGCCAAAGTGCCTCATCTGCGGGGAGGCTGAACCCAGGAAAGGACCCGCGTTTCGCCGATGCACGACCCCGGGATGCCCTTTCCTCCACTGTGCCGAGTGCTGGCGAGACGTGGGAAAGATCTGTTACGCTTGTGCTGATTTTCCGGATACCGATACCGACGACTACGATACGCAGGCCGAAATTTGA
- the LOC124310074 gene encoding chitin deacetylase 1, with protein MKPRIFSVVSTLLLFYASVVRPKETTDRVECLHDDRFYRNPKTPAHKIWTQDECAKYYLCLDSDVFEFKCSHGLLFDVSRQICDFKANVDNCDVSLEEIPPKPLLDDGECEDDTLACGDGTCLPSLYFCDGSVDCPDASDEAWCDTEKDRNAAPSCDPEKCHLPDCWCSKEGTRVPGNLSVSNIPQMISITFNDAVNAENIDLYSNIFNDARRNPNGCPIRGTFYVSHQFTNYRDVQSLWNNGHEIAVHSVTHRGPEEWWSKNATIEDWFDEMVGEANIIHKYAGVRIEEIRGLRVPFLQVGWNRQFLMMTEFGFAYDSTIVAPFSNPPIWPYTLDHQPPHPCGSPGQLCPTRSYPGLWEIPINQLLLGNYTCTMIDSCTRDLSGEEIYRMLTVNFNRHYLQNRAPYGLYFHAAWFKNPAYHYAFSKFIDDTLQLPDVYFVTSNQMVEWMRNPTPLNKLKNFQPWNCNKRQFEPREIACALPNTCKLYSSVLKSDRYLYTCYECPKQYPWLRNEFGLN; from the exons ATGAAGCCTAGGATTTTCTCGGTTGTTTCTACGTTGCTGTTATTTTACG CTTCAGTGGTTCGACCTAAGGAGACAACGGACAGAGTGGAATGTCTGCACGATGATAGATTCTACCGGAATCCAAAAACTCCAGCGCACAAAATCTGGACGCAGGATGAATGCGCGAAGTACTACCTCTGCTTAG atAGCGACGTCTTTGAGTTCAAGTGTTCGCATGGCTTACTCTTCGACGTATCCCGTCAGATATGTGATTTTAAGGCAAATGTCGACAACTGTGACGTGAGTTTGG AGGAAATACCCCCGAAGCCACTTCTCGACGACGGTGAATGCGAGGATGATACCTTGGCATGTGGAGACGGAACGTGTTTACCTTCCCTTTACTTTTGCGACGGAAGCGTTGACTGTCCGGATGCCTCGGACGAGGCCTGGTGCG ATACAGAGAAGGACCGCAACGCGGCACCGTCTTGCGACCCTGAAAAATGCCACCTGCCAGACTGTTGGTGTTCCAAAGAAGGTACCAGAGTACCTGGAAACCTGAGCGTCTCCAACATTCCCCAGATGATCTCGATAACTTTCAACGATGCCGTCAACGCCGAAAATATTGACCTTTACTCAA ACATATTCAACGACGCGAGGAGAAATCCGAACGGATGCCCAATTCGTGGTACATTCTACGTAAGCCATCAATTCACAAATTACAGAGACGTACAAAGTTTGTGGAACAATGGCCATGAAATTGCAGTTCATTCCGTAAC ACATCGAGGCCCTGAAGAATGGTGGTCGAAAAATGCAACTATCGAAGATTGGTTCGACGAAATGGTCGGGGAGGCGAATATCATACACAAATACGCGGGAGTACGAATCGAGGAGATCAGAG GACTGCGAGTGCCGTTTCTCCAAGTCGGATGGAACCGTCAGTTTCTCATGATGACGGAGTTCGGATTCGCCTACGATTCGACAATCGTAGCCCCGTTCTCGAATCCACCGATTTGGCCCTACACCCTAGATCATCAACCTCCTCACCCTTGCGGCAGCCCCGGTCAGTTGTGTCCAACACGTTCGTACCCAGGCCTCTGGGAGATACCGATAAACCAACTGCTGCTAGGG AATTACACGTGCACCATGATTGACTCTTGTACGCGGGATCTGTCAGGGGAAGAAATATATCGTATGCTCACGGTTAACTTCAACAGACATTATCTACAAAATCGGGCACCCTATGGACTCTACTTTCATGCAGCTTGGTTCAAGAACCCAGCATACCACTACGCGTTCTCG AAATTCATTGACGACACTCTGCAGCTTCCAGACGTTTACTTTGTAACTAGTAATCAAATGGTTGAATGGATGCGAAATCCAACGCCGTTAAACAAGCTAAAGAATTTTCAGCCATGGAACTGCAACAAGCGGCAATTCGAGCCCCGGGAAATTGCCTGCGCCTTGCCGAACACGTGCAAGTTGTACAGTAGTGTCTTAAAGTCTGATAGATATTTGTACACGTGTTACGAATGTCCGAAACAATATCCCTGGTTAAGAAATGAGTTTGGATTGAACTAA
- the LOC124310080 gene encoding U6 snRNA-associated Sm-like protein LSm7 isoform X1, translating to MSTANKNQNAHTDHKEKKRKESILDLSKYLEKNIRVKFAGGREAAGILKGYDPLLNLVLDNTTEYLRDPDDPYKLNQDTRMLGLVVCRGTSVVLICPVDGMESIQNPFIQQDG from the exons ATGTCT ACTGCTAATAAG AACCAAAATGCTCACACTGATCATaaggagaagaaaaggaaggaaaGTATATTGGATCTCTCCAAATACCTTGAGAAGAACATAAGGGTAAAGTTTGCCGGAGGCAGGGAAGCTGCAGGAATTCTAAAAGGATATGATCCGCTACTGAATCTTGTTTTAGACAACACGACTGAATATCTTAGAG ATCCAGATGATCCCTACAAATTGAATCAGGATACAAGGATGCTGGGGTTAGTTGTATGCCGAGGAACGTCGGTTGTTCTAATATGTCCAGTCGATGGAATGGAATCGATACAGAACCCATTCATTCAGCAAGATGGTTAA
- the LOC124310080 gene encoding U6 snRNA-associated Sm-like protein LSm7 isoform X2, translating to MSNQNAHTDHKEKKRKESILDLSKYLEKNIRVKFAGGREAAGILKGYDPLLNLVLDNTTEYLRDPDDPYKLNQDTRMLGLVVCRGTSVVLICPVDGMESIQNPFIQQDG from the exons ATGTCT AACCAAAATGCTCACACTGATCATaaggagaagaaaaggaaggaaaGTATATTGGATCTCTCCAAATACCTTGAGAAGAACATAAGGGTAAAGTTTGCCGGAGGCAGGGAAGCTGCAGGAATTCTAAAAGGATATGATCCGCTACTGAATCTTGTTTTAGACAACACGACTGAATATCTTAGAG ATCCAGATGATCCCTACAAATTGAATCAGGATACAAGGATGCTGGGGTTAGTTGTATGCCGAGGAACGTCGGTTGTTCTAATATGTCCAGTCGATGGAATGGAATCGATACAGAACCCATTCATTCAGCAAGATGGTTAA